In Crassostrea angulata isolate pt1a10 chromosome 4, ASM2561291v2, whole genome shotgun sequence, one genomic interval encodes:
- the LOC128179994 gene encoding uncharacterized protein LOC128179994 — protein MAGPAVQVPESLKEKAVTIIMPPSPTKTLKDAMSSPVREILTVQGQIIRDEAIKTVKVAQKDTKIRALTLEENGQTMELTLWRELSKQDLKIGQYIEVTHCLVSEWLRKKSLNSTRNTTIKAVQPKDMVVTGNVEALSMTDTHCEMCVKEDDIYKDFIVDLDMVRAQVQRYVEEAGTFNLQQLENMIVDKLLFPVKLVINGTTVISFELL, from the exons atggCAGGACCAGCTGTACAAGTGCCAGAATCTTTAAAGGAAAAAGCAGTTACCATAATCATGCCACCATCACCTACAAAAACCTTGAAGGATGCAATGTCATCGCCTGTTAGAGAAATCCTGACTGTTCAAGGGCAAATTATTCGT GATGAAGCAATCAAAACAGTGAAAGTTGCCCAGAAGGACACTAAGATTAGAGCATTGACCTTAGAAGAGAATGGACAGACAATGGAACTAACTCTTTGGAGAGAACTGAGTAAACAAGACTTGAAGATAGGGCAATACATTGAAGTTACTCATTGTCTTGTATCTGAATGGCTCAGAAAGAAGAGTCTCAACTCCACAAGAAACACCACCATCAAG GCTGTACAACCTAAAGATATGGTTGTAACCGGAAATGTCGAAGCTCTGTCAATGACGGACACCCACTGTGAAATGTGTGTCAAGGAAGATGACATATATAAAGACTTTATTGTGGATCTGGACATGGTTCGTGCCCAAGTTCAAAGATATGTGGAAGAAGCCGGAACTTTTAACTTACAACAGCTAGAAAATATGATTGTTGACAAACTTCTCTTCCCTGTGAAGCTCGTCATCAACGGCACAACAGTCATTTCCTTTGAATTGTTATAA